The Sesamum indicum cultivar Zhongzhi No. 13 unplaced genomic scaffold, S_indicum_v1.0 C00814, whole genome shotgun sequence genome includes a region encoding these proteins:
- the LOC105155238 gene encoding cellulose synthase A catalytic subunit 4 [UDP-forming]-like (The sequence of the model RefSeq protein was modified relative to this genomic sequence to represent the inferred CDS: added 61 bases not found in genome assembly) codes for MESSATLPLHVCHVKKTELVINRLHAFLHGIALLSLFYYRITSLADIIRNRDNTLLLPHVLILISELILSFIWLLSQAAKWKPVARKTYPERLPGDEKLPSIDVFICTADPNKEPCVKVMNTVISALALDYPPHKLHVYLSDDGGSVATFRAIKQAWKFSKLWVPFCKKYKVKIACPEAYFLTDDESGPDGKFQSNEFIVEKKEIETRYAEFKEIVAKIIADTSISVSKDHPPMIEVIDDANDDGIDSNQREIPLLVYVAREKRPSHPHHFKAGALNVLLRVSAMISNSPYILVLDCDMYCNDPSSARQAMCFHFDHELSPKLGFVQFPQKFYNINETDINDGQQRSVWSKWEGLDGIMGPILSGTCFYIKREALCGTQKFREDVDFIKLKKCFGSSNEFIKSISIYHKRNYQIEHKFRENKVEEELQLLASCSYDDDTKWGKEVGFRYISVVEDYFTGFNLHC; via the exons TCAAGAAAACGGAGCTAGTAATAAACAGGCTCCACGCTTTCCTCCATGGAATTGCTTTACTGTCATTGTTTTACTACAGAATCACTTCACTCGCCGATATTATCAGAAATAGGGATAACACTCTCCTTCTACCCCATGTTCTAATCCTCATTTCTGAGCTCATACTCTCTTTCATTTGGCTTCTTAGTCAGGCCGCAAAGTGGAAGCCTGTTGCTCGAAAAACATACCCTGAAAGATTGCCAGGAGATGAAAAGCTTCCTTCCATTGATGTGTTCATATGCACCGCTGATCCCAACAAAGAGCCCTGTGTGAAAGTGATGAATACTGTCATATCGGCTTTGGCACTTGATTATCCTCCTCATAAGCTTCATGTTTATCTTTCAGACGATGGGGGTTCTGTTGCAACTTTCCGGGCCATTAAACAGGCTTGGAAATTCTCCAAGTTATGGGTTCCATTctgcaaaaaatataaggtGAAGATTGCATGCCCGGAGGCCTATTTTTTGACAGATGATGAAAGTGGTCCTGATGGCAAGTTCCAAAGCAATGAGTTCATAGTTGAGAAGAAGGAAATTGAG ACAAGGTATGCAGAATTCAAGGAAATTGTGGCGAAGATCATTGCGGATACAAGTATTTCTGTGAGCAAAGATCATCCGCCCATGATTGAg GTGATTGATGATGCAAATGACGATGGAATCGATTCAAACCAAAGAGAGATACCTCTACTTGTTTATGTTGCTAGAGAGAAAAGGCCTTCTCATCCACACCATTTCAAAGCCGGAGCACTTAAcgttctt CTCCGAGTGTCTGCCATGATAAGCAATTCACCGTACATTCTGGTCCTGGACTGTGACATGTACTGCAATGATCCATCGTCGGCACGCCAAGCAATGTGCTTTCATTTCGACCATGAATTATCCCCAAAACTTGGTTTTGTTCAGTTTCCACAGAAATTTTACAATATCAACGAGACGGACATCAATGATGGGCAACAAAGATCTGTTTGG TCGAAATGGGAAGGCTTAGATGGGATCATGGGACCAATCTTATCTGGAACATGCTTTTATATAAAGAGGGAAGCACTTTGTGGAACTCAGAAATTTCGAGAGG ATGTTGATTTTATCAAGTTGAAGAAGTGTTTTGGTTCATCCAACGAGTTCATCAAATCAATAAGTATATATCATAAGCGGAATTATCAAATTGAACACAAGTTCCGTGAAAATAAAGTTGAGGAAGAGCTCCAATTGCTAGCTTCATGTAGCTACGACGATGACACAAAATGGGGGAAAGAGG